The Primulina tabacum isolate GXHZ01 chromosome 7, ASM2559414v2, whole genome shotgun sequence genome includes a window with the following:
- the LOC142552168 gene encoding O-fucosyltransferase 29-like, producing MGLANYLASAVLQQQQQNQKQQGYFSNYFWKWRRPAEVVVMPWTMVCGLLLFAVGLISLFTGHVASDLEWYSQGLVKRTWYYKTDRDYRAPIDIWKSRFSNFYYGCCDRGPHFAAAVRERHSNGYLLIATSGGLNQQRTGITDAVVVARILNATLVLPELDHHSYWKDESDFFQIFDVDWFISYLAKDVPIVKRVPEKFMRSMEKPPYTMRVPRKSEPEYYLEQVLPILLRRRVVQLTKFDYRLANELDEDLQKLRCRVNYHALRFTKSIRNLGQKLVVRMRKMAKRFIAVHLRFEPDMLAFSGCYYGGGDKERRELGEIRKRWETLPELSPDEERTRGRCPLTPHEVGLLLRALGFENSTFLYIASGEVYGGEETLRPLKELFPNFYTKEMLAGEELKSFLPFSSRLAAIDYTVCEESDVFVTNNNGNMAKILAGRRRYMGHKRTIRPNTKRLSTLFAVRDKMDWSVFVRKVKSRQRGFMGEPEEMRPGRGEFHEFPSACVCQKQNLDRFVNVSMSEFIDKKNGTSERSFSKGEKSSMKNGSLSVAEENDHNDFLSD from the exons ATGGGCTTGGCTAATTATCTGGCCTCTGCAGtgctgcagcagcagcagcaaaaTCAAAAGCAACAAGGGTATTTTTCCAATTATTTTTGGAAATGGCGGCGGCCTGCGGAGGTGGTGGTGATGCCGTGGACGATGGTTTGCGGGCTTCTGCTTTTTGCGGTGGGTCTCATTTCGCTCTTCACTGGGCACGTGGCTTCTGATCTGGAGTGGTATTCTCAAGGACTTGTTAAGCGGACGTGGTACTATAAGACG GATAGAGATTACCGTGCCCCAATTGATATATGGAAATCAAGGTTTTCAAACTTCTATTATGGCTGCTGCGACAGAGGTCCTCATTTTGCAG cTGCTGTACGTGAACGACATTCGAATGGCTACTTACTAATTGCTACCAGCGGAGGACTTAACCAACAAAGAACAGGA ATAACTGATGCTGTAGTTGTTGCAAGGATCTTGAATGCTACTTTGGTTTTGCCAGAATTGGATCATCATTCATACTGGAAGGATGAAAG TGATTTCTTCCAGATTTTTGATGTTGATTGGTTTATCTCTTACCTCGCAAAGGATGTTCCAATTGTTAAAAGAGTGCCGGAAAAGTTCATGAGGTCAATGGAAAAACCACCATATACCATGCGAGTTCCACGAAAATCAGAACCTGAATATTATCTGGAACAAGTTTTGCCAATTCTTTTGAGGAGACGT GTAGTTCAGTTGACAAAGTTCGATTACAGGCTTgctaatgaacttgatgaagacCTGCAGAAGTTGCGATGCCGGGTCAATTATCATGCCTTGAGATTTACCAAATCTATAAGGAATCTGGGCCAGAAGCTTGTTGTGCGAATGCGTAAGATGGCAAAACGTTTTATTGCTGTTCACTTGAG GTTTGAACCGGACATGCTCGCGTTTTCCGGGTGTTACTATGGTGGGGGAGATAAAGAAAGGCGTGAGCTGGGTGAGATAAGAAAGCGGTGGGAAACATTACCA GAATTAAGCCCTGATGAAGAAAGAACGCGAGGGAGGTGTCCTTTGACCCCACATGAGGTGGGTTTGTTGCTGAGGGCCCTTGGCTTCGAAAATAGTACCTTCCTCTATATTGCTTCTGGAGAAGTATACGGTGGAGAAGAAACTTTGAGGCCCCTTAAAGAGCTCTTTCCAAACTTCTATACAAAGGAGATGCTAGCTGGTGAAGAGCTGAAATCTTTTCTTCCCTTTTCTTCTCGTTTAGCGGCCATTGACTATACTGTCTGTGAAGAAAGTGATGTCTTTGTCACCAATAATAATGGGAACATGGCAAAAATCCTAGCTGGTCGAAG GCGGTACATGGGTCACAAGAGGACCATCAGACCAAACACCAAAAGGCTTAGTACGTTGTTTGCTGTGCGAGACAAAATGGACTGGAGCGTGTTTGTAAGAAAGGTCAAATCACGCCAAAGAGGATTCATGGGAGAGCCGGAAGAGATGAGACCTGGGCGAGGGGAGTTCCACGAATTTCCATCTGCTTGTGTGTGCCAGAAACAAAACTTGGATAGATTTGTCAATGTTTCCATGTCAGAGTTCATAGATAAAAAGAATGGTACAAGTGAAAGAAGTTTCTCAAAAGGAGAAAAGAGTAGCATGAAAAATGGGTCTCTCTCTGTTGCAGAGGAAAACGACCACAATGATTTTTTATCTGATTAG